A genomic segment from Oncorhynchus keta strain PuntledgeMale-10-30-2019 chromosome 9, Oket_V2, whole genome shotgun sequence encodes:
- the pcyox1 gene encoding prenylcysteine oxidase 1: MMISRTMSIRALLFLGLFQAGQRSLASAPEVKDPPKRIAVVGAGIGGTATAYFLRQEFGAAVKIDVFEPGTVGGRLATHNMGDYEYETGGAVIHPLNLHMKHFLERLGLSQRRDVPGKMAIFNGKELIFEESDWFIVNFLRLLWRYGFNFLRMQMWVESVLDKFMRIYQYQQFGYSFTSVEKLLHAMGGDDFLTLANQTLEEAMLGEGFSQSFLNDVVAPVTRVNYGQSVRINGFVGAVSLAGADPGLWAVDGGNKKVCSGLLYHSKAELIPARVTAIAVKLRPSKAGITANLYEVNYVGDSGSAHSLYDIVIVATPLHQGKSDITFAGFSPPIPSQYPGRYHQTVTTLVHGLLNVSYLGTSEKPSTFSVSDVLTTDTKGSIINSLSSIDPVHIPPSYSRPPASESKVWKVFSPQPLSQEQLRDMFLSWDSTSETKWLAYPAYNPPHRRTPPFILHERLYYLNAVEWAASAMEMSAISARNLALLAHHRWNSQVGRVDQEDLHTRLRGEL, from the exons ATGATGATTTCAAGGACCATGTCAATCAGGGCACTCCTGTTCTTGGGGCTCTTTCAAGCTGGACAGAGGAGTCTAGCCTCAGCTCCAGAAGTCAAAGATCCACCCAAGAGGATAG CTGTGGTTGGAGCGGGCATCGGTGGCACAGCAACAGCTTACTTCCTGAGACAGGAGTTTGGGGCAGCGGTGAAGATCGATGTGTTTGAGCCAGGCACTGTGGGGGGACGACTGGCCACCCACAACATGGGGGACTATGAGTACGAGACAGGGGGCGCAGTTATCCACCCTCTAAATCTGCACATGAAGCACTTCCTTGAAAGACTAG GCCTTTCCCAGAGGCGAGATGTCCCTGGAAAAATGGCCATCTTCAATGGAAAAGAGCTCATCTTTGAAGAGAGTGACTGGTTTATTGTGAACTTCCTGCGCCTGCTTTGGCGGTACGGGTTCAACTTCCTGCGGATGCAGATGTGGGTGGAAAGTGTTCTTGATAAGTTCATGAG AATCTACCAGTACCAGCAGTTTGGCTACTCCTTCACCAGTGTGGAGAAGCTCCTGCATGCAATGGGTGGTGATGATTTCCTCACACTAGCCAATCAGACACTGGAGGAGGCCATGTTGGGGGAGGGCTTTTCTCAGAGCTTCCTCAACGACGTTGTGGCACCTGTCACCCGTGTGAACTATGGCCAAAGTGTCCGCATCAATGGATTTGTGG GGGCGGTGTCTCTAGCAGGGGCAGACCCAGGCCTGTGGGCAGTGGACGGAGGTAATAAGAAGGTGTGCTCAGGACTCCTGTACCACAGCAAGGCCGAGCTCATCCCAGCACGAGTCACCGCTATCGCTGTCAAGTTGCGACCATCTAAAGCAG GTATCACAGCCAATCTTTATGAGGTAAACTATGTTGGGGACTCTGGCTCCGCCCATTCCCTGTATGACATAGTGAttgtggccacacctctccatcAGGGAAAGTCTGACATCACCTTTGCAGGCTTCTCCCCGCCCATCCCCTCCCAATACCCTGGGCGCTACCACCAGACTGTCACCACCCTGGTCCACGGCCTCCTCAATGTGTCCTACCTGGGGACCTCTGAGAAGCCCTCTACCTTCAGTGTGTCAGACGTTCTCACCACAGACACCAAGGGCTCCATCATCAACAGCCTGAGCTCTATTGACCCTGTTCACATCCCACCAAGCTACTCACGCCCGCCAGCCAGCGAGAGCAAGGTGTGGAAGGTGTTCTCTCCTCAGCCTCTGTCCCAGGAGCAGCTCCGGGACATGTTCCTATCATGGGACTCCACCTCAGAAACGAAGTGGCTGGCGTACCCCGCTTATAATCCACCTCACCGTAGGACCCCTCCGTTCATCCTCCATGAGCGCCTGTACTACCTGAACGCTGTGGAGTGGGCAGCCAGCGCCATGGAGATGAGCGCCATCTCAGCCAGGAACCTGGCACTGTTGGCACATCACCGCTGGAACTCCCAGGTGGGCAGAGTCGACCAGGAGGACCTCCACACACGTCTGAGAGGAGAGCTttga
- the LOC118387631 gene encoding protein FAM136A-like, with protein MAEAHQARVLKTIEDMVQSLERYHIRKMQGLMFKCSAECCERSVDSMSQVHNCIERCHTPLAQAQGLVTNELEKFQDRLTRCTMHCNDKARDLLDSGAKEPAVRALMENCVGSCVDDLVNLIPSMTHRLKENLNSIPQ; from the exons ATGGCAGAGGCACATCAAGCTCGTGTACTGAAAACCATAGAGGATATGGTTCAAAGTTTAGAACGGTACCACATTCGCAAGATGCAA GGTCTCATGTTCAAGTGCAGTGCAGAGTGCTGCGAGCGCTCCGTAGACTCCATGTCACAGGTGCACAATTGTATTGAACGCTGCCACACCCCTCTGGCTCAGGCCCAAGGACTAGTGACCAATGAACTGGAGAAATT CCAGGACCGGCTGACCAGGTGCACCATGCACTGCAATGACAAGGCCAGGGACCTGTTGGACTCTGGAGCCAAGGAGCCAGCCGTGAGGGCCCTGATGGAGAACTGTGTGGGCAGCTGCGTAGACGACCTTGTCAACCTGATCCCAAGCATGACACACAGACTCAAAGAGAAcctgaactctattccacagtga
- the gmcl1 gene encoding germ cell-less protein-like 1 isoform X1 — MGTLGSRMQASSQDPEEAVETACASGKHGCECRKRKRTAHCDCDSEPDEEDALLDTPRRKKLKSTSKYIYQTLFLNGENSDIRICALGQEWNLHKVYLCQSGYFSSMFSGSWKESNMMVIPLEIPDQNIDTEALQVVFGSLYRDDVLIKPSRVVSILAAACMLQLDGLIQQCGETMKENVSVKTVCGYYSSASIYGLDSVMKKCQEWLLNNLMTHQNVDLMKELGEQGVCCICRADVMEPLIQSSDLFVMQVEMDVYTALKKWMFLQLNPSWDGPIKQLLADADTWLCKRRTELGEEEPFLKTEDGAPFTPVFRHVRLQYIINDLASARILERDNILPPDWLTSVYKSQWFAMLRTEHDNDNGPQDANKEEFESSSMRCGRKLTKDGDYCWRWTGFNFGFDLLVTYTNRFIVFKRNTLSQPCGGAVSLQPRRHLAYRLRLASFDNSGKLVCSRSTGYQLLTLEKDQEYVVMNLDSRLLSFPLYVCCNFQYTSPHMDRRPDAPEPESSARSVS; from the exons ATGGGCACCCTGGGCAGCCGCATGCAGGCCTCCTCCCAGGATCCGGAGGAAGCAGTTGAGACTGCATGTGCCAGTGGCAAGCATGGATGCGAGTGCAGAAAGAGGAAACGGACTGCACActgtgactgtgacagtgagCCTGATGAGGAAGATGCCTTACTGGACACACCACGGAG GAAGAAGCTAAAGAGCACTTCTAAGTACATCTATCAGACCTTGTTCCTGAACGGCGAGAACAGTGACATCCGCATCTGTGCCCTTGGGCAGGAGTGGAACCTGCACAAAGTCTACCTGTGCCAG TCGGGGTATTTCTCCAGCATGTTCAGTGGATCCTGGAAGGAGTCCAACATGATGGTCATACCGTTAGAGATCCCAGACCAGAACATCGACACAGAGG cTCTGCAGGTAGTGTTTGGATCTCTGTACCGGGATGATGTTCTGATCAAGCCCAGCAGGGTGGTCAGTATCCTAGCAGCAGCTTGTATGCTCCAACTG GATGGTCTGATCCAGCAATGTGGCGAGACAATGAAAGAGAACGTCAGTGTCAAGACTGTGTGTGGCTATTACTCCTCTGCCAGCATCTACGGCCTGGACTCTGTTATGAAGAA GTGTCAGGAATGGCTCCTCAATAACCTCATGACCCATCAGAATGTTGACCTGATGAAGGAGCTAGG TGAGCAGGGTGTGTGCTGTATCTGCAGAGCGGACGTGATGGAACCGCTGATCCAGTCGTCTGACCTCTTCGTCATGCAGGTGGAGATGGACGTCTACACAGCCCTGAAAAAG TGGATGTTCCTGCAGCTCAATCCATCCTGGGACGGTCCCATCAAGCAGCTGCTGGCTGACGCTGACACCTGGCTTTGCAAACGTAGAACTG AGTTGGGAGAGGAGGAGCCCTTCTTAAAAACAGAGGACGGCGCTCCCTTTACTCCCGTCTTCAGACATGTGCGCCTTCAATACATCATCAACGACCTGGCGTCTGCACGCATCCTGGAGAGAGACAATATTCTCCCACCCG ATTGGCTGACTTCCGTGTACAAGAGCCAGTGGTTTGCCATGCTACGGACGGAGCACGACAATGACAATGG TCCACAGGATGCCAACAAGGAGGAGTTTGAGTCAAGCAGTATGAGGTGTGGCAGGAAACTGACCAAAGATGGAGAT TACTGTTGGCGGTGGACAGGTTTCAACTTTGGCTTTGACCTGCTAGTGACCTACACCAACCGCTTCATAGTGTTCAAGAGGAATACACTGAGCCAGCCATGTGGGGGAGCTGTGAGTCTGCAGCCTCGGAGGCATCTAGCatacag GTTACGCCTGGCCTCCTTTGATAACAGTGGGAAGCTGGTGTGTAGTCGATCCACTGGTTACCAGCTTCTCACCCTGGAGAAAGACCAG GAGTATGTGGTGATGAACCTGGACAGTCGGCTCTTGTCGTTCCCCCTCTACGTGTGCTGTAACTTCCAGTACACATCTCCTCATATGGACCGCCGTCCTGATGCCCCTGAACCAGAGAGCAGTGCCCGCAGTGTATCCTGA
- the gmcl1 gene encoding germ cell-less protein-like 1 isoform X2 — translation MGTLGSRMQASSQDPEEAVETACASGKHGCECRKRKRTAHCDCDSEPDEEDALLDTPRRKKLKSTSKYIYQTLFLNGENSDIRICALGQEWNLHKVYLCQSGYFSSMFSGSWKESNMMVIPLEIPDQNIDTEALQVVFGSLYRDDVLIKPSRVVSILAAACMLQLDGLIQQCGETMKENVSVKTVCGYYSSASIYGLDSVMKKCQEWLLNNLMTHQNVDLMKELGADVMEPLIQSSDLFVMQVEMDVYTALKKWMFLQLNPSWDGPIKQLLADADTWLCKRRTELGEEEPFLKTEDGAPFTPVFRHVRLQYIINDLASARILERDNILPPDWLTSVYKSQWFAMLRTEHDNDNGPQDANKEEFESSSMRCGRKLTKDGDYCWRWTGFNFGFDLLVTYTNRFIVFKRNTLSQPCGGAVSLQPRRHLAYRLRLASFDNSGKLVCSRSTGYQLLTLEKDQEYVVMNLDSRLLSFPLYVCCNFQYTSPHMDRRPDAPEPESSARSVS, via the exons ATGGGCACCCTGGGCAGCCGCATGCAGGCCTCCTCCCAGGATCCGGAGGAAGCAGTTGAGACTGCATGTGCCAGTGGCAAGCATGGATGCGAGTGCAGAAAGAGGAAACGGACTGCACActgtgactgtgacagtgagCCTGATGAGGAAGATGCCTTACTGGACACACCACGGAG GAAGAAGCTAAAGAGCACTTCTAAGTACATCTATCAGACCTTGTTCCTGAACGGCGAGAACAGTGACATCCGCATCTGTGCCCTTGGGCAGGAGTGGAACCTGCACAAAGTCTACCTGTGCCAG TCGGGGTATTTCTCCAGCATGTTCAGTGGATCCTGGAAGGAGTCCAACATGATGGTCATACCGTTAGAGATCCCAGACCAGAACATCGACACAGAGG cTCTGCAGGTAGTGTTTGGATCTCTGTACCGGGATGATGTTCTGATCAAGCCCAGCAGGGTGGTCAGTATCCTAGCAGCAGCTTGTATGCTCCAACTG GATGGTCTGATCCAGCAATGTGGCGAGACAATGAAAGAGAACGTCAGTGTCAAGACTGTGTGTGGCTATTACTCCTCTGCCAGCATCTACGGCCTGGACTCTGTTATGAAGAA GTGTCAGGAATGGCTCCTCAATAACCTCATGACCCATCAGAATGTTGACCTGATGAAGGAGCTAGG AGCGGACGTGATGGAACCGCTGATCCAGTCGTCTGACCTCTTCGTCATGCAGGTGGAGATGGACGTCTACACAGCCCTGAAAAAG TGGATGTTCCTGCAGCTCAATCCATCCTGGGACGGTCCCATCAAGCAGCTGCTGGCTGACGCTGACACCTGGCTTTGCAAACGTAGAACTG AGTTGGGAGAGGAGGAGCCCTTCTTAAAAACAGAGGACGGCGCTCCCTTTACTCCCGTCTTCAGACATGTGCGCCTTCAATACATCATCAACGACCTGGCGTCTGCACGCATCCTGGAGAGAGACAATATTCTCCCACCCG ATTGGCTGACTTCCGTGTACAAGAGCCAGTGGTTTGCCATGCTACGGACGGAGCACGACAATGACAATGG TCCACAGGATGCCAACAAGGAGGAGTTTGAGTCAAGCAGTATGAGGTGTGGCAGGAAACTGACCAAAGATGGAGAT TACTGTTGGCGGTGGACAGGTTTCAACTTTGGCTTTGACCTGCTAGTGACCTACACCAACCGCTTCATAGTGTTCAAGAGGAATACACTGAGCCAGCCATGTGGGGGAGCTGTGAGTCTGCAGCCTCGGAGGCATCTAGCatacag GTTACGCCTGGCCTCCTTTGATAACAGTGGGAAGCTGGTGTGTAGTCGATCCACTGGTTACCAGCTTCTCACCCTGGAGAAAGACCAG GAGTATGTGGTGATGAACCTGGACAGTCGGCTCTTGTCGTTCCCCCTCTACGTGTGCTGTAACTTCCAGTACACATCTCCTCATATGGACCGCCGTCCTGATGCCCCTGAACCAGAGAGCAGTGCCCGCAGTGTATCCTGA
- the LOC118387636 gene encoding vitamin K-dependent gamma-carboxylase-like, whose amino-acid sequence MEAGVCDNAAAEQGDSSGSSDEGTMDKDTAPTAERVVESECRMKHLFGFEKEDLPSWHNLVYLLNRPTDPASLGIFHFLFACQDHLPRWKNRRGWIPQPWGEPLNHNTNIES is encoded by the exons ATGGAGGCAGGGGTGTGCGACAATGCTGCTGCAG AACAGGGGGACTCTTCTGGGAGTAGTGATGAAGGGACCATGGACAAGGACACAGCACCAACAGCAGAGAGGGTAGTGGAAAGTGAGTGCAGGATGAAGCATCTGTTTGGGTTTGAGAAGGAGGACCTGCCCTCCTGGCATAACCTGGTGTATCTCCTAAACCGCCCGACTGACCCTGCTTCTCTGGGCAtcttccacttcctgtttg CATGTCAAGATCACCTACCAAGATGGAAAAACAGGAGAGGTTGGATACCTCAACCCTGGGGTGAGCCACTGAACCATAACACCAATATAGAGTCATAG